Proteins encoded in a region of the Syntrophorhabdales bacterium genome:
- a CDS encoding RidA family protein: MARENYNVFDEMYKRKNFTWSDAVKKGKILAISGTVATDENHRTLYKGDLVGQMRYIYETVKGVLEKAGGSFDDVIKTTDYITPQAVPDYVKTADIRREYFKGNYSAATGVVVHSLLRPDWLIEIEFLAVLD; this comes from the coding sequence ATGGCCAGAGAGAATTACAATGTGTTTGACGAAATGTATAAGCGTAAGAATTTCACCTGGAGCGACGCAGTTAAGAAAGGCAAGATCCTTGCCATCTCAGGCACAGTAGCAACTGACGAAAACCACAGGACGCTGTATAAGGGTGATCTCGTGGGACAGATGCGCTACATCTACGAGACGGTCAAGGGAGTACTGGAGAAAGCCGGCGGCAGCTTTGACGATGTCATCAAGACGACCGATTATATCACGCCTCAAGCCGTGCCTGACTATGTAAAGACAGCCGATATCCGTCGCGAATATTTCAAAGGCAATTACTCGGCAGCAACGGGTGTGGTAGTGCACAGCCTGCTCAGGCCCGATTGGCTGATTGAAATAGAGTTCCTTGCCGTGCTTGACTAG